Within the Desulfatiglans anilini DSM 4660 genome, the region CGAAGATGTTCCCTATGTGCACATGCACACCACTGAGCGGTCCATTCGGAGGATCTTTCGAAATTCGCCTTACCTCGAAGCCGCCCTGGCCTACCGGCGGGAAGTCGATTCCAGGCCGTTTATCGAAAAGATGGCGATGGAACGCGATCTCAAGGAGATTCTCCAAACACTCCGGTTGAATTTCCGACTGGCCGTCGCTACCAACCGTACAGGGAGCATTCACGATGTGCTGGACGCATTCGATTTGCGTGAATTCTTCTCCCTCGTTGTTTCATCCCTCGATGTCATAAACCCCAAACCGCATCCCGAGCCCTTGCTGAAGATCCTGCAAGCCTTCGATCTGGAGCCGGGTATGGCAGCATATGTGGGCGATTCCACAGTGGATTCCGAAACGGCCGCAGCGGCCGGCGTGCCCTTCGTCGCTTACCGAAACCCTTCCATCACAACGCCCTGGCATGCTGAACGTCTACGGGTCCTCCCCTCGCTTATCCAGGACCTTTTGCCATTTTCCCGGACGAATCCCAAAAACGCTCCATAGCGGAATGCATCCGGAAGCGGCTCATGGTGGAAGACCGCCGTCAATCCCAGATGCTCTCGACAATCGTCGGTCGAAGCAAGATCACCAGTTCGCGGGTGATATCCTGCTCTTTTCTCCACTTGAAGAGCCTGCCGAGGTAAGGAATGTCCCCCAAAAATGGGGTCTTTTTCTCTTTGGTGGATTTAAACCGGTCGATCAGGCCCCCAATGAGCAGTCCTTCGCCGTCTTTCACCTGAGCGAAGGTCGCCATTTCTTTCAGACGGACCCGCGGCAAACCTACTTCCGCCCCCTCACCCGATGAACCGAATTTCCTGTATTCGATCGGCTCCTGCAGCTCCGATGTTATCGGCACGATATAGAGGATAACCCCCTCATCGATGATGTTCGCCATCACGGCGAGCCCGACCCCGGAGAGGACCGATGCCGTCGTCACCGTATACGTGACGGTCATGGTCTCCGAATCGACAGTAGTCTCCACTTTGTCTATGTAGGTAATATTCTCCCCCACGGTGATGGTGGCCCCTCGACCGTTCAAAAGGCTGATCTTCGGGTTGGAGACGATCTGGGTCTCGCCGTATTGCTTCAACGCAGAAAGCACGAGGTCGAACTTGTAGGGCTCGAGGCTTATCTTGCTGATAAATTTGACCCCGTCGGCGGGATAAATTGCGCCACCTTCTCCAAATTCGATAGCCCCGGAAAGCGAATGGTTGAAAAGTCCATCCCAATCGATTCCCACCTCGGAGCCACGGTCGAGAATGACCTCCAGGATTTTGGCCTCGATGACCACCTGCCGGCAGACCTGCCGT harbors:
- a CDS encoding HAD family hydrolase, yielding MTLKPAIIFDCDGVLFDSREANIAYYNHLLAHFELPPLSPEDVPYVHMHTTERSIRRIFRNSPYLEAALAYRREVDSRPFIEKMAMERDLKEILQTLRLNFRLAVATNRTGSIHDVLDAFDLREFFSLVVSSLDVINPKPHPEPLLKILQAFDLEPGMAAYVGDSTVDSETAAAAGVPFVAYRNPSITTPWHAERLRVLPSLIQDLLPFSRTNPKNAP